In Halopseudomonas xinjiangensis, a single genomic region encodes these proteins:
- the hemL gene encoding glutamate-1-semialdehyde 2,1-aminomutase gives MSRSEELFASAQKHIPGGVNSPVRAFKSVGGTPLFFKHAEGAYVTDEDDRRYVDYVGSWGPMILGHSHPDVLDAVRQQLEHGLSYGAPTAMETQMADLVCSLVPSMEMVRMVSSGTEATMSAIRLARGFTGRDSIIKFEGCYHGHSDSLLVKAGSGALTLGVPSSPGVPAAFAKHTLTLPFNDIEAVRDMLAEVGKEVACIIVEPVAGNMNCVPPARGFLEGLREACDEHGVVLIFDEVMTGFRVALGGAQAHYGVTPDLTTFGKIIGGGMPVGCFGGKRSIMEFIAPLGPVYQAGTLSGNPLAMAAGLTTLNLISRPGFHDELTDYTERMLTGMQERADAASIPFVTTQAGGMFGLYFTGADDIITFEDVMASDVERFKRFFHLMLENGVYLAPSAFEAGFTSIAHGEAELKLTLDAAEKAFAAL, from the coding sequence ATGTCCCGTTCCGAAGAACTGTTTGCCAGTGCCCAGAAACACATTCCCGGTGGCGTGAACTCGCCGGTGCGCGCGTTCAAGAGCGTTGGCGGGACGCCGCTGTTCTTCAAGCACGCCGAGGGCGCCTACGTCACCGATGAAGACGACCGCCGCTACGTCGACTACGTCGGATCCTGGGGGCCAATGATCCTCGGACACAGCCATCCGGACGTGCTCGACGCCGTGCGCCAACAGCTCGAACATGGTCTGTCGTACGGTGCGCCGACGGCGATGGAAACCCAGATGGCCGATCTGGTCTGCTCGTTGGTGCCGTCGATGGAAATGGTCCGCATGGTCAGCTCCGGCACCGAAGCGACCATGAGCGCGATTCGCTTGGCCCGCGGCTTTACCGGCCGCGATAGCATCATCAAATTCGAAGGCTGCTACCACGGCCACTCCGACAGCCTATTGGTCAAGGCCGGCTCCGGCGCACTGACGCTGGGCGTGCCCAGCTCTCCCGGCGTACCGGCGGCCTTCGCCAAACACACGCTGACGCTGCCTTTCAATGACATCGAGGCGGTGCGCGACATGCTTGCCGAAGTTGGCAAGGAAGTCGCCTGCATCATCGTCGAGCCGGTCGCCGGCAACATGAACTGCGTACCGCCGGCCCGTGGCTTCCTGGAAGGCTTGCGCGAAGCCTGCGATGAGCACGGTGTGGTGCTGATTTTCGACGAAGTGATGACCGGCTTTCGTGTCGCGCTCGGTGGCGCCCAGGCGCACTACGGTGTCACGCCAGACCTGACCACTTTCGGCAAGATCATCGGCGGCGGCATGCCGGTCGGCTGCTTCGGTGGCAAGCGCTCGATCATGGAGTTCATCGCACCGCTGGGACCGGTCTATCAGGCCGGGACGCTCTCGGGCAACCCGTTGGCGATGGCAGCTGGCCTGACCACGCTGAATCTGATCAGCCGCCCTGGCTTCCACGACGAGCTGACCGACTACACCGAGCGCATGCTGACCGGAATGCAGGAGCGTGCCGATGCTGCGAGCATTCCGTTCGTCACCACTCAGGCCGGCGGCATGTTCGGGCTGTATTTCACCGGAGCAGACGACATCATCACCTTCGAGGACGTGATGGCCAGCGACGTGGAGCGCTTCAAGCGCTTCTTCCATCTGATGCTGGAGAACGGCGTCTATCTCGCGCCCAGTGCCTTCGAAGCCGGCTTCACCTCGATCGCCCATGGCGAGGCAGAACTCAAGCTCACTCTGGACGCTGCGGAGAAGGCTTTCGCCGCGCTATGA
- a CDS encoding hydroxymethylpyrimidine/phosphomethylpyrimidine kinase, whose amino-acid sequence MNRPDPSRPVVLCLSGHDPSGGAGLQADIEALLAQGCHAAPTVTALTVQDTVDVTDFRVLDREWVLAQANKVIADMPVAAVKLGMLGSVEMVDTVLELMQQLPGVPLVCDPVLRAGGGGSLGKDDVGYAMRERLFPVAAVATPNLPEARILAELPNGTADQCAERLLPHIEHLLITGGHGDETEIHNRLYSRDGSRHDFTCQRLPGSYHGSGCTLASALSGRLALGQDLRSAVKTALDYTWRTLRDAEQPGHGQFVPRRLPLDYCS is encoded by the coding sequence ATGAATAGACCCGACCCTTCCCGCCCCGTTGTGCTCTGCCTCTCCGGTCATGACCCGAGCGGTGGTGCCGGCCTTCAGGCCGATATCGAAGCCCTGCTCGCCCAGGGTTGCCACGCCGCCCCGACCGTTACAGCTCTGACGGTACAGGACACGGTGGATGTCACCGACTTTCGCGTGCTTGACCGCGAATGGGTGCTCGCCCAAGCCAACAAGGTGATAGCCGACATGCCGGTCGCGGCGGTCAAGCTGGGCATGCTCGGCTCGGTGGAGATGGTCGACACGGTGCTGGAACTCATGCAGCAGTTGCCCGGCGTACCTTTGGTCTGCGACCCGGTGCTCCGCGCAGGCGGGGGCGGTTCGCTGGGCAAGGATGATGTCGGCTATGCCATGCGCGAGCGGTTATTCCCCGTCGCAGCAGTCGCCACACCCAACCTGCCAGAAGCGCGCATTCTTGCCGAGCTACCTAACGGCACTGCGGACCAATGCGCAGAACGCCTGCTGCCGCACATCGAACACCTGCTGATTACCGGCGGGCACGGCGACGAGACGGAGATTCACAACCGGCTCTACAGCCGCGATGGGAGTCGCCACGACTTCACCTGCCAGCGCCTGCCGGGCAGCTATCACGGCTCCGGTTGTACGCTGGCAAGCGCGTTGTCGGGGCGCCTGGCTCTGGGTCAGGATCTGCGCAGCGCCGTGAAAACTGCCCTGGACTATACGTGGCGCACTCTGCGCGATGCCGAACAGCCGGGCCACGGGCAGTTCGTACCACGTCGGCTACCGCTGGATTACTGCTCGTGA
- a CDS encoding pseudouridine synthase, translating into MPRSPRQSTPRHAGKPRRQPAPPPANPRLIALNKPFDVLTQFTDDQGRATLKNFVDEPGLYPAGRLDRDSEGLLLLTNDGRLQARITDPQHKLSKTYWVQVEGEATPEQLNQLRAGPVLNDGPTRPAEVQPINEPALWDRHPPVRFRKSVPTSWLAITIREGRNRQVRRMTAAVGLPTLRLVRVRIGEWELGGLKPGEWRELALGPAEAQ; encoded by the coding sequence ATGCCCCGCTCGCCACGCCAGTCCACCCCTCGCCACGCCGGCAAGCCACGACGCCAACCAGCGCCGCCACCGGCCAACCCGCGCCTGATCGCCTTGAACAAGCCCTTCGACGTACTGACCCAGTTCACCGACGATCAAGGCCGCGCGACGCTGAAGAATTTTGTCGACGAACCCGGGCTCTACCCTGCCGGCAGGCTGGATCGCGACAGCGAAGGATTGTTGCTGCTGACCAATGACGGGCGGCTGCAGGCACGGATCACCGATCCACAACACAAGCTGAGCAAGACCTACTGGGTGCAGGTGGAAGGCGAAGCGACGCCGGAGCAGCTCAATCAATTGCGTGCGGGCCCTGTGCTCAATGATGGTCCGACACGGCCGGCCGAGGTGCAGCCGATCAACGAGCCGGCGTTGTGGGACAGGCATCCGCCAGTGCGGTTTCGCAAAAGCGTGCCCACAAGCTGGCTGGCCATCACCATCCGCGAAGGTCGCAACCGCCAGGTGCGGCGCATGACCGCTGCGGTCGGCTTGCCGACGTTGCGGCTGGTGCGGGTGAGAATTGGCGAATGGGAGCTCGGCGGACTAAAGCCGGGCGAATGGCGAGAACTGGCCCTCGGCCCGGCTGAAGCTCAATAG
- a CDS encoding PaaI family thioesterase: MTEQQQPSAQQRAIVEAGFAKANFIGDVGIHMTDCGVGWVEAAVDILPRHAQQNGFVHAGVQTTLADHTAGAAAGMLAPEGYTVLTLEFKVNLLRPALCERLLCRAEVLKAGRQVSVVESEVFAMIDGEKRLFSKATVTMAVVQMSD; this comes from the coding sequence ATGACCGAACAGCAGCAACCCAGCGCCCAGCAGCGCGCCATCGTCGAAGCCGGCTTCGCCAAGGCCAATTTCATCGGAGACGTCGGCATCCACATGACCGATTGCGGCGTGGGCTGGGTAGAAGCCGCGGTGGATATTCTGCCCCGACACGCCCAGCAGAACGGCTTCGTGCACGCCGGTGTTCAGACCACGCTGGCTGACCACACCGCTGGTGCTGCAGCAGGAATGCTCGCGCCGGAGGGCTACACAGTTCTCACTCTTGAGTTCAAGGTCAACCTGCTTCGCCCGGCGCTGTGTGAACGGCTGCTATGCCGCGCCGAGGTATTGAAAGCCGGTAGGCAGGTGAGCGTTGTCGAGTCGGAAGTCTTTGCCATGATCGATGGCGAGAAACGTCTGTTCAGCAAAGCCACCGTCACCATGGCCGTGGTGCAAATGTCCGATTGA
- the thiE gene encoding thiamine phosphate synthase: protein MTEHLRGLYAITDSELLGADRLLSWVDAALAGGARLVQYRDKTADVERRREEACQLLRLCDYYGARLIINDDLPLAAELNVGLHLGRDDGSLREARQALGDQAIIGATCHASLDFAEQAVEEGASYVAFGRFFQSVTKPGAPAATPVLLEQGRRAFAVPIVAIGGITLHNAPQLRIAGADMLAVVHGLFGANSPSEVERRARLFSEMYQTI from the coding sequence GTGACCGAGCACCTGCGCGGCCTGTATGCGATTACCGACAGCGAGCTGCTGGGCGCAGATCGCCTGCTGAGCTGGGTCGACGCTGCGCTGGCCGGCGGCGCGCGACTGGTGCAATACCGGGATAAAACCGCTGACGTCGAACGCCGCCGGGAAGAAGCGTGTCAGCTGCTGCGCCTGTGCGATTACTACGGCGCCAGACTGATCATCAACGACGACCTGCCTCTGGCTGCCGAACTGAACGTCGGGCTGCATCTGGGCCGCGACGATGGATCACTGCGCGAGGCGCGCCAGGCGCTCGGCGACCAGGCGATCATCGGCGCGACCTGCCATGCCAGCCTCGATTTTGCCGAACAGGCCGTCGAGGAAGGCGCGAGCTACGTTGCCTTCGGCCGGTTCTTCCAGTCGGTCACCAAACCCGGCGCACCCGCGGCAACGCCGGTTCTACTGGAGCAGGGGCGCCGCGCCTTCGCCGTACCTATCGTCGCCATCGGCGGCATCACACTGCACAACGCACCGCAGCTACGCATCGCCGGGGCCGACATGCTCGCGGTGGTGCATGGCCTGTTCGGCGCCAACTCGCCGAGCGAGGTCGAGCGTCGCGCCCGCCTGTTCAGCGAGATGTACCAGACCATCTGA
- a CDS encoding Mpo1 family 2-hydroxy fatty acid dioxygenase → MKAIDQWFDEYGESHQNPLNKVAHWVCVPLITFSVLGMLWAIHPTVAIMAVVTSLVFYMALSWRIAAAMLGIAVLMLLILEAMPAVFWPSVIIFVLAWIGQFIGHHIEGKKPSFLKDMQFLLIGPIWLLGFVFRKIGLRY, encoded by the coding sequence ATGAAAGCAATAGATCAATGGTTCGACGAATACGGCGAAAGCCACCAGAACCCACTCAACAAGGTGGCCCACTGGGTGTGCGTGCCGCTGATTACCTTCAGCGTGCTGGGCATGCTGTGGGCTATTCATCCGACCGTGGCGATCATGGCGGTGGTCACGTCGCTGGTGTTCTACATGGCGCTGTCCTGGCGGATTGCTGCGGCGATGCTGGGTATTGCCGTGTTGATGCTGCTGATCCTCGAGGCGATGCCGGCGGTCTTCTGGCCCAGTGTGATCATTTTCGTCCTGGCCTGGATCGGTCAGTTCATCGGGCATCATATCGAAGGCAAGAAGCCGTCGTTCTTGAAGGACATGCAGTTTCTGCTGATCGGCCCGATCTGGTTGCTGGGTTTCGTCTTTCGCAAGATCGGCTTGCGCTATTGA